In the genome of Armatimonadota bacterium, one region contains:
- a CDS encoding Crp/Fnr family transcriptional regulator — protein sequence MSRPGPGIESLGVPRGYPAGALLFQAGSPAAEFFYVTSGGVRVYKVDEQGRELEVARFGPGDFLGEAVAFAGGRYPFNAQAVAQTHALSYSAANVLRAIDTHPEAARFFIELLARKCLLLGGRLESLGLRTVRQRLARYLCANCAGGQVCVVTLAVKKGELARLLGTASETLSRTFRQLRTDGLIEVRGPRIRIKDCARLRAEAGE from the coding sequence ATGAGCAGACCCGGTCCTGGTATCGAGTCCTTGGGCGTTCCCCGCGGCTACCCGGCGGGGGCCCTGCTGTTCCAGGCAGGATCGCCGGCTGCGGAGTTCTTCTATGTAACCTCCGGCGGCGTGCGCGTCTACAAGGTGGACGAGCAGGGCAGGGAGCTCGAGGTGGCGAGGTTCGGCCCTGGCGACTTCCTCGGCGAGGCGGTGGCGTTCGCCGGCGGCCGCTATCCGTTCAACGCCCAGGCCGTGGCCCAGACGCACGCGCTTTCCTACAGCGCCGCGAACGTGCTTCGCGCAATCGATACCCACCCTGAAGCCGCGCGCTTCTTCATCGAGCTGCTGGCGCGCAAGTGCCTGCTTCTGGGCGGCCGCCTGGAGAGCCTCGGGCTGCGCACCGTGCGCCAGCGTCTGGCGCGGTACCTGTGCGCCAACTGCGCCGGGGGGCAGGTCTGCGTTGTCACCCTCGCGGTCAAGAAGGGAGAGCTGGCCCGGCTGCTCGGCACCGCGAGCGAGACCCTTTCCCGGACCTTCAGGCAGCTCCGGACGGACGGCCTGATTGAGGTGCGAGGGCCGCGCATCCGCATAAAGGACTGCGCCCGGCTGCGGGCCGAA